The proteins below come from a single Leifsonia sp. 1010 genomic window:
- a CDS encoding acyltransferase, which produces MSLAAATLVPDSPPVPARAAAAPHPERVPTSRRDAAVDVARAWCLTVVVALHALMVGVSVTADGPVFQNAMEHWSGFGILTWFGQVMPLFFVLGGFSGFLQWERARRRGAGYGVQLAGRLRRLFVPAIAAVLAIVVVLGLLQLTGVPEDIVATAGFRLSQPLWFLGVYVVCTAALPLLAALHRRRPVIALAGLGAAVVAVDVVRASTGVAAVGLINLLFVWLLVQQLGFVLATAPRDGWSARRASWLGVAGFGTLAVLCAVGVYSPDLYLNLNPPTGALVLLGVGQLGVFSLLRARLARLAEGRLLGRYVAAMNRRAMTVYSWHMLVLVLLAGALLVVGGESLPQPLSAEWWLTRPLWLAAAGVAVAVVAAVAGRFEARRSDAGTGTGWRAAGPVRAVCAAAAGAGGVLLILVSGSALAGWVMGAALILASLGLLRSPGGSAGQRPAALTGVARVGEA; this is translated from the coding sequence ATGTCTCTCGCAGCCGCCACGCTCGTGCCCGACTCCCCGCCGGTTCCGGCGAGAGCGGCCGCGGCTCCACATCCCGAACGCGTTCCGACCTCCCGCCGTGACGCCGCAGTGGATGTGGCCCGCGCCTGGTGCCTCACCGTCGTCGTCGCCCTCCACGCTCTGATGGTGGGCGTCTCCGTCACAGCGGACGGGCCCGTGTTCCAGAACGCGATGGAGCATTGGAGCGGGTTCGGCATCCTGACCTGGTTCGGCCAGGTGATGCCCCTGTTCTTCGTGCTGGGCGGGTTCTCCGGGTTCCTTCAGTGGGAGCGTGCACGCCGGCGCGGAGCCGGCTACGGCGTCCAGCTCGCCGGCCGTCTGCGGCGCCTGTTCGTGCCCGCGATCGCGGCCGTACTCGCGATCGTGGTGGTGCTGGGCCTGCTGCAGCTGACCGGCGTGCCGGAGGACATCGTGGCGACTGCGGGCTTCCGGCTCAGCCAGCCGCTGTGGTTCCTCGGCGTGTACGTCGTGTGCACGGCGGCGCTTCCCCTGCTGGCCGCCCTGCATCGGCGTCGTCCCGTGATCGCGCTCGCAGGTCTCGGTGCTGCGGTCGTCGCCGTGGACGTGGTGCGCGCATCCACGGGCGTGGCCGCCGTTGGCCTCATCAATCTGCTCTTCGTGTGGCTGCTCGTCCAGCAGCTGGGATTCGTTCTCGCGACGGCGCCCCGGGACGGCTGGTCAGCACGTCGAGCGAGCTGGCTGGGGGTCGCCGGCTTCGGGACTCTGGCCGTGCTCTGCGCCGTCGGCGTCTACTCTCCCGACCTCTACCTCAATCTCAACCCGCCGACCGGGGCCCTCGTGCTCCTCGGCGTCGGTCAGCTCGGCGTGTTCTCCCTCCTGCGTGCCCGACTCGCGCGCCTCGCGGAGGGCCGCCTCCTCGGCCGGTACGTGGCCGCCATGAACCGGCGCGCCATGACCGTGTACTCGTGGCACATGCTCGTTCTGGTGCTGCTGGCGGGGGCGCTGCTCGTGGTGGGCGGCGAGTCGCTGCCTCAGCCGCTGTCGGCCGAGTGGTGGCTGACCCGGCCGCTGTGGCTGGCCGCCGCCGGGGTGGCGGTCGCCGTGGTCGCGGCGGTCGCCGGGCGGTTCGAGGCGCGGCGGTCCGATGCAGGGACCGGGACGGGATGGCGCGCTGCAGGGCCGGTCCGTGCGGTGTGCGCCGCGGCGGCGGGCGCGGGCGGCGTCCTGCTCATCCTCGTCTCCGGGTCGGCGTTGGCAGGATGGGTGATGGGTGCCGCGCTGATCCTCGCGAGCCTGGGTCTCCTGCGCTCGCCGGGCGGGTCAGCGGGGCAACGGCCGGCTGCCTTGACGGGAGTCGCACGGGTAGGAGAGGCTTAG
- a CDS encoding biliverdin-producing heme oxygenase: protein MAELIPFSEALRERTRGVHQESEGAGFMQDLMSGRGCREDYIQLLSQHYFIYEALEEAAVWMREDPIAALFISPKLTRLPAIEADLAYLLGDDWRERIAPLPSTARYTARIREVGRTWPGGFIAHHYTRYLGDLSGGQIIRTLLQRQYGFETNGVGFYLFGDIAKPKLFKDTYRAQLDAVEWTEEERDRVIGEVSLAFRFNTELFDDLATAKAAA from the coding sequence ATGGCTGAACTGATCCCCTTCTCCGAAGCCCTCCGCGAACGCACGCGGGGTGTCCACCAGGAGAGCGAGGGCGCCGGCTTCATGCAAGACCTGATGAGCGGGCGGGGTTGCCGCGAGGACTACATCCAGCTTCTATCGCAGCACTACTTCATCTACGAGGCCCTCGAAGAGGCGGCCGTGTGGATGCGCGAAGACCCGATCGCCGCGCTGTTCATCAGCCCTAAGCTGACCCGCCTGCCGGCGATCGAAGCCGACCTCGCCTACCTGCTCGGCGACGATTGGCGCGAGCGGATCGCCCCGCTGCCTTCCACGGCGCGGTACACGGCTCGCATCCGCGAGGTCGGCCGCACCTGGCCGGGCGGCTTCATCGCGCACCATTACACGCGATACCTCGGCGACCTGTCCGGCGGCCAGATCATCCGCACCCTGCTGCAGCGCCAGTACGGGTTCGAGACCAACGGCGTCGGGTTCTACCTCTTCGGCGACATCGCCAAGCCGAAGCTGTTCAAGGACACCTATCGGGCACAGCTGGATGCGGTCGAGTGGACCGAGGAGGAGCGAGACCGCGTCATCGGCGAGGTGTCCCTGGCGTTCCGCTTCAACACGGAACTGTTCGACGACCTGGCCACGGCGAAGGCCGCGGCCTGA
- a CDS encoding nucleotidyltransferase domain-containing protein, whose protein sequence is MASPRSGGSADAERAADAALRFCDAEYPEATTIVLGGSSSTGKRTPTSDVDILLIAPPSTFEGRSGSPTAEARVTHHDGERFDVFAYTVEGYREWAEHDFASLRPVLPVLLTEGVPLRTGDEFADLRRWSADRLTPGPRTTAHQLALRRYAVTDLIDDLTDATDELVSAAIRADLLRGLGELALLSAGAWLGSGKWLARRLRAADPTSADVLAAFARERDDREAASIAAVLLDRLGGRVDEDLVR, encoded by the coding sequence ATGGCATCGCCTCGATCGGGCGGCTCCGCCGACGCTGAGCGGGCAGCAGACGCCGCGCTCCGCTTCTGCGATGCGGAGTACCCCGAGGCCACCACGATCGTCCTGGGCGGCAGCTCCTCGACCGGGAAACGGACGCCGACCAGCGATGTCGACATCCTGCTGATCGCGCCACCATCGACCTTCGAGGGGCGAAGCGGCAGCCCGACCGCCGAGGCCCGCGTCACGCACCACGACGGCGAGCGCTTCGATGTGTTCGCCTACACGGTCGAGGGATACCGCGAGTGGGCGGAACACGACTTCGCCTCGCTGCGCCCGGTCCTGCCCGTTCTGCTGACCGAAGGCGTCCCGTTGCGCACGGGCGACGAGTTCGCGGACCTACGTCGCTGGTCGGCTGACCGCCTGACGCCGGGTCCGCGGACGACCGCGCATCAGCTGGCACTCCGACGCTACGCGGTCACGGATCTGATCGACGACCTCACGGATGCGACGGACGAGTTGGTGTCGGCGGCCATCCGCGCCGACCTCCTTCGCGGCCTCGGCGAGCTCGCCCTGCTCAGTGCCGGCGCGTGGCTCGGAAGCGGCAAGTGGCTCGCCCGCCGGCTGCGTGCAGCCGACCCAACATCGGCCGATGTGCTGGCCGCCTTCGCCCGCGAACGGGACGACCGTGAGGCGGCCAGCATCGCCGCCGTCCTGCTCGACCGACTGGGCGGCCGCGTCGACGAGGACCTCGTGCGCTGA
- a CDS encoding nucleoside deaminase yields MTPAAAIEDHMRRAIQVSVDARAHGNHPFGAVLVAPDGTIALEAENTVVTENDITGHAETNLVRKAWEAIPHTELPAYTLVTSCEPCAMCSGAIYWAGIGTVVYGLSEQGLRALTGDHPENPTLDHPCRLIFADGSREVTVIGPILEDEAADPHRGFWHD; encoded by the coding sequence ATGACCCCGGCAGCCGCGATCGAAGACCACATGCGACGCGCGATCCAGGTGTCCGTCGACGCCCGCGCCCACGGCAACCACCCGTTCGGCGCGGTCCTGGTGGCCCCCGACGGCACGATCGCCCTCGAAGCGGAGAACACCGTGGTCACGGAGAACGACATCACCGGCCACGCGGAGACCAACCTGGTGCGTAAGGCGTGGGAGGCCATCCCCCACACTGAACTCCCCGCATACACCCTCGTCACGTCGTGCGAGCCGTGCGCCATGTGCAGCGGCGCGATCTACTGGGCCGGAATCGGCACGGTCGTCTATGGTCTCTCCGAGCAGGGTCTGCGCGCCCTCACGGGCGACCATCCCGAGAATCCGACGCTGGACCACCCGTGCCGGCTCATCTTCGCCGACGGGAGCCGCGAGGTCACCGTCATCGGCCCCATCCTCGAAGACGAAGCGGCCGATCCGCATCGCGGCTTCTGGCACGACTGA
- a CDS encoding helix-turn-helix transcriptional regulator: protein MLVRHAIGSVLRRIRTERGTTLRELSETSRVSVPYLSEIERGRKEASSEILAALCRVLGISEGELLTRVAAEFAGAQVLTLVPEREIEREPASTLELQSAAVGGAAQTSGVVALAA from the coding sequence ATGCTCGTACGGCATGCGATCGGATCGGTGCTCCGCCGGATCAGGACGGAGCGCGGGACGACGCTGCGCGAGCTCTCCGAGACGTCGAGGGTGTCGGTCCCGTACCTCTCCGAGATCGAGCGCGGTCGCAAGGAGGCGTCCTCTGAGATCCTTGCCGCGCTGTGCCGGGTACTGGGCATCAGCGAGGGTGAGCTCCTGACGCGCGTCGCGGCCGAGTTCGCCGGTGCGCAGGTGCTGACTCTGGTGCCGGAGCGGGAGATCGAGCGCGAGCCCGCATCCACTCTGGAGCTGCAGTCCGCTGCGGTCGGCGGTGCCGCGCAGACCTCCGGCGTCGTCGCTCTCGCCGCCTGA
- a CDS encoding inositol monophosphatase family protein, producing the protein MTSNAELLEIAATVARRAAAFALQRRQDGVEIAASKSSLSDIVTRADRETEQLIRDALSAARPRDGFLGEESGGGSSQSGLTWVVDPIDGTVNYFYGIPAWAVSIAVVEGDPEPATWKTLAGAVVNPVSGEVFTAYTGGGARLNGEPIHVTEGVELPLALIGTGFGYDAEVRRRQAGFVAELIGDVRDIRRIGAASLDLCSVAAGRLDGYYERGLNPWDHAAGALIAQEAGARVAGIDGGPADRRLTVAAAPDLFEQLHPRVERFYADWE; encoded by the coding sequence ATGACCTCCAACGCCGAGCTGCTCGAGATCGCCGCCACCGTCGCCCGCCGCGCCGCCGCCTTCGCGCTGCAGCGCCGCCAGGACGGCGTCGAGATCGCCGCCTCCAAGTCGTCGCTCAGCGACATCGTCACGCGCGCCGACCGCGAGACGGAGCAGCTGATCCGCGACGCGCTCTCGGCCGCACGCCCGCGCGACGGGTTCCTCGGCGAGGAGTCCGGCGGCGGCAGCAGCCAGAGCGGTCTGACCTGGGTGGTCGACCCGATCGATGGGACGGTCAACTACTTCTACGGCATCCCGGCGTGGGCCGTCAGCATCGCCGTCGTCGAGGGGGATCCGGAGCCCGCGACCTGGAAGACGCTCGCCGGTGCCGTGGTGAACCCGGTCTCCGGCGAGGTCTTCACCGCCTACACCGGGGGAGGGGCGCGGCTGAACGGGGAGCCCATCCACGTCACCGAAGGGGTGGAGCTGCCGCTCGCCCTCATCGGCACCGGCTTCGGCTACGACGCCGAGGTGCGGCGCCGGCAGGCGGGATTCGTCGCCGAGCTGATCGGCGACGTGCGCGACATCCGCCGCATCGGCGCCGCGTCCCTCGACCTGTGCTCCGTCGCCGCCGGCCGGCTCGACGGGTACTACGAGCGCGGACTGAACCCGTGGGATCACGCCGCCGGCGCCCTGATCGCTCAGGAGGCCGGAGCGCGCGTCGCTGGAATCGACGGAGGCCCGGCCGACCGCCGCCTCACGGTGGCGGCCGCGCCGGACCTCTTCGAGCAGCTGCACCCCCGCGTCGAGCGCTTCTACGCCGACTGGGAGTGA
- a CDS encoding glycoside hydrolase family 13 protein produces the protein MTTIAAPTPLPHTELTPSAPGREWWRSAVIYQVYPRSFADSDGDGMGDLPGITHRLPALRELGVDAVWLSPFQSSPQRDAGYDVSDYCDVDVRFGTLADFDAMLATAHDLGLRVIIDIVPNHSSSDHRWFQEALAAGPGSPERARYIFRDGKGENGELPPNNWESIFGGAAWTRITEADGRPGQWYLHLFDKSQPDFDWENPWVWEQFRNVLRFWLDRGVDGFRVDVAHGMIKEAGLPDYTPPAHMGSMGGTTPTLETGGIPLEPEIAAHAGGEPPTPPYFAQDGVHAIYRDWHKVLDEYTGDRVLCGEAWVEPLDKLARWVRPDEMQQTFNFAYLETPWNASALRSVIDRSIAAFSSVGAPSTWVLSNHDVVRHATRLALHGENLQGHGIGPKTTGLPDPVFALHRARAATALMLALPGSAYLYQGEELGLPEAIDLPDDARQDPTWFRTNGERYGRDGCRVPIPWEGTEASYGFGPTAASWLPQPATWAAYTRSSQAGVPGSTLTMYQDALEARRRYDLAFGSPEWIDLGGDTLAFRSGEVTVVVNFGDEPVELPEGEVVLASGALDGRMLPRDTTAWIV, from the coding sequence GTGACCACCATCGCCGCTCCGACCCCCCTCCCCCACACCGAGCTCACGCCGTCGGCCCCCGGCCGCGAATGGTGGCGCTCCGCCGTCATCTACCAGGTCTATCCGCGCTCCTTCGCCGACTCGGACGGCGACGGGATGGGCGACCTGCCCGGCATCACGCACCGCCTCCCCGCTCTGCGCGAGCTGGGTGTGGATGCCGTCTGGCTGTCTCCGTTCCAGAGCTCTCCGCAGCGCGACGCCGGGTACGACGTCTCCGACTACTGCGACGTCGACGTCCGCTTCGGCACCCTCGCCGACTTCGACGCGATGCTCGCGACCGCGCACGACCTCGGTCTGCGCGTGATCATCGACATCGTCCCGAACCACTCGTCGAGCGATCACCGCTGGTTCCAGGAGGCGCTCGCTGCCGGCCCGGGAAGCCCCGAGCGGGCGCGCTACATCTTCCGCGACGGGAAGGGCGAGAACGGCGAACTGCCGCCGAACAACTGGGAGTCGATCTTCGGCGGCGCTGCGTGGACGCGCATCACCGAGGCCGACGGCCGTCCCGGTCAGTGGTACCTCCACCTGTTCGACAAGTCGCAGCCGGACTTCGACTGGGAGAACCCCTGGGTCTGGGAGCAGTTCCGCAACGTCCTGCGCTTCTGGCTCGACCGCGGCGTCGACGGCTTCCGGGTGGATGTGGCCCACGGCATGATCAAGGAGGCCGGCCTCCCCGACTACACCCCGCCCGCGCACATGGGCAGCATGGGCGGGACGACGCCGACGCTCGAGACCGGCGGCATCCCGCTGGAGCCGGAGATCGCGGCGCATGCCGGCGGCGAGCCGCCGACGCCTCCCTACTTCGCGCAGGACGGCGTGCACGCGATCTACCGCGACTGGCACAAGGTCCTCGACGAGTACACCGGCGACCGAGTGCTGTGCGGCGAGGCCTGGGTGGAGCCCCTCGACAAGCTCGCCCGCTGGGTCCGGCCGGACGAGATGCAGCAGACCTTCAACTTCGCGTACCTGGAGACCCCGTGGAACGCGTCCGCCCTCCGCAGCGTGATCGACCGCTCGATCGCCGCGTTCAGCAGCGTGGGCGCCCCGAGCACCTGGGTGCTGTCCAACCACGACGTCGTCCGCCACGCCACGCGCCTTGCGCTGCACGGCGAGAACCTGCAGGGGCACGGCATCGGTCCGAAGACCACCGGCCTCCCCGACCCGGTCTTCGCCCTGCACCGGGCGCGCGCGGCGACCGCGCTGATGCTGGCCCTGCCCGGTTCCGCCTACCTCTATCAAGGCGAGGAGCTCGGGCTGCCCGAGGCGATCGATCTGCCGGACGACGCGCGCCAGGACCCGACGTGGTTCCGCACGAACGGCGAGCGGTACGGCCGTGACGGCTGCCGCGTCCCCATCCCGTGGGAGGGCACCGAGGCGTCGTACGGTTTCGGGCCGACGGCCGCGAGCTGGCTGCCCCAGCCGGCGACCTGGGCGGCGTATACGCGGTCGTCGCAGGCGGGCGTTCCGGGTTCGACGCTGACGATGTACCAGGACGCCCTGGAGGCCCGGCGTCGCTACGACCTGGCGTTCGGCTCCCCCGAATGGATCGACCTGGGCGGCGACACGCTCGCCTTCCGCTCCGGTGAGGTCACCGTGGTGGTCAACTTCGGGGACGAGCCGGTGGAGCTGCCCGAGGGCGAGGTCGTCCTGGCGAGCGGGGCGCTCGACGGGCGGATGCTCCCCCGCGACACGACCGCCTGGATCGTCTGA
- a CDS encoding LacI family DNA-binding transcriptional regulator encodes MPGIDDVARLAGVSTATVSRALSGNGPVSDRTRARVVQAASELGYVVSSDASSLASGRTRNIGAVVPHLNRWFFTSVIEGAERVLLGQGYDLTLYNLSGDGGERRRVFDHHLLRNRVDAVFTVSLELAEQEVGRLLALGKPVVGVGGPLPGVSTLTIDDLAVARLATDHLISLGHRRIAHIGGSQEFDLDFHIPTSRRLGYEQALRDAGLPVDEQLHRASDFTLPGGYDAAKQLLGSPHERPTAIFAASDEMAIGAILAARDLGLSVPRDVSIIGIDDHPLADFFGLSTVAQHPDRQGERAAALLLDALQAARAAPARARPEPLSHTAPADLIVRSSTAVHP; translated from the coding sequence TCTCCGACCGAACACGAGCGCGAGTCGTCCAGGCGGCGTCGGAGCTCGGGTATGTCGTCTCCTCTGACGCGTCCAGCCTCGCCTCCGGTCGCACGCGCAACATCGGGGCCGTCGTGCCGCACCTCAACCGCTGGTTCTTCACGTCCGTCATCGAGGGCGCCGAGCGCGTCCTGCTCGGGCAGGGCTACGACCTCACGCTCTACAACCTCAGCGGGGACGGCGGCGAGCGCCGTCGCGTCTTCGACCACCACCTCCTGCGCAACCGGGTGGATGCGGTGTTCACCGTCTCGCTCGAGCTCGCGGAGCAGGAGGTCGGCCGCCTCCTGGCGCTCGGCAAGCCCGTCGTCGGCGTGGGCGGGCCGCTGCCCGGCGTCAGCACGCTGACGATCGACGATCTGGCCGTCGCGCGCCTGGCGACGGACCACCTGATATCGCTGGGCCACCGCCGCATCGCCCACATCGGCGGCTCGCAGGAGTTCGACCTCGACTTCCACATCCCGACCAGCCGGCGGCTCGGGTACGAGCAGGCGCTGCGGGATGCGGGCCTCCCCGTCGACGAGCAGCTGCACCGCGCCTCCGACTTCACCCTCCCCGGCGGGTACGACGCCGCGAAACAGCTGCTCGGTTCGCCGCACGAGCGCCCGACGGCGATCTTCGCCGCCTCGGACGAGATGGCCATCGGCGCCATCCTCGCCGCCCGCGATCTCGGACTCTCCGTCCCTCGCGACGTCTCCATCATCGGCATCGACGACCACCCGCTCGCCGACTTCTTCGGGCTCAGCACGGTCGCGCAGCATCCCGACCGGCAGGGCGAGCGGGCCGCTGCTCTGCTGCTGGACGCCCTCCAGGCCGCGCGCGCCGCTCCTGCCCGAGCGCGTCCCGAACCCCTCAGCCACACCGCTCCGGCGGATCTGATCGTGCGGTCCAGCACCGCCGTCCACCCCTGA